The Cytobacillus firmus genome segment AATTGCGGATATTCTTAATTTCTTCAGAACAAACCCGCCGGAAAAAATAGAGAAAGTGAGCGTTACTTATATAGAAGACTACCAATCCAGTACACGCGTAAATTTATTAACCGGCAAGGAAGAGGGATTAGTTCTTCCAAAATCGAATGTTCTTAAATTTTTCCTCTCCGATAATTCCTGGTTCACAATCCGTCCTTCAGGAACGGAACCGAAAATAAAGTTTTATTTCTCTGTTAAAGGCTCATCAATGACTAGCAGTGAACAAACAATAAATCAGCTTGAAATGGGAGTAATGGATCTGGTAAGGACCATAATCAAAGATTAAGAGAGGTGAATGTGAAATGGATTTAGAAGAAATCATTAAAAAAGGCAATTTCGATCTTCACGTGCATACAACTGCATCTGACGGGGTCCTTTCACCAGCAGAAATAGTGATGATGGCTGCATCCAAGGGGATTACCACTATTGCTGTCACTGATCATGATACCTTGCATGGAATTCAAGAAGCCACAGATGCGGGCCTAAGGTATGGAGTAAAAGTTATTCCGGGGATCGAGTTAAGCACGAAATATAAAGGGAGAAATATAGATATATTAGGTTACGGGATTAATTGGTCAGAACCCTTGCTGAATACACTTCAAAAAATTCAGGATCACCGCAAAAACCGTGCGCAAATCATTATTGAGAGGTTCTGCGAGTTAGGAATGACGATTACAGATAAGGATGTTCAAAAGTATAGCAAGGGAGACGTGATTGCACGTCCCCATATTGCTGCAGCAGTAGTAGAAAAAGGGTACGCAGGGAATGTTCAGGAGGTTTTTGACCGTTATTTGGCTGATGGCAAACCATGTGCTGTTGACAAAATGGTATTATCGCCGGAAGAAGGGATTTTGCTGATCCACCAGGCTGGCGGAATGGCTGTAATCGCTCATCCGGTCCTTGTCGGTGATGACACCATTGTTGAGGAGCTTTTAA includes the following:
- a CDS encoding PHP domain-containing protein, translating into MDLEEIIKKGNFDLHVHTTASDGVLSPAEIVMMAASKGITTIAVTDHDTLHGIQEATDAGLRYGVKVIPGIELSTKYKGRNIDILGYGINWSEPLLNTLQKIQDHRKNRAQIIIERFCELGMTITDKDVQKYSKGDVIARPHIAAAVVEKGYAGNVQEVFDRYLADGKPCAVDKMVLSPEEGILLIHQAGGMAVIAHPVLVGDDTIVEELLKLPVDGIEVWHRKQTLKDSARYKALAGKYCKKITGGSDYHNEEHSLGEFGFQA